A single Alcanivorax borkumensis SK2 DNA region contains:
- the dut gene encoding dUTP diphosphatase, giving the protein MRLQYRVLDTRLGDSIPLPHYATDGSAGLDLRAMVKEPLTLQPGDTELLPTGMSIFIDDPGYAGMILPRSGLGHKHGIVLGNLVGLIDSDYQGELMVSCWNRGQQPFTLEPGERVAQLVIVPVMQVELKQVESFSASKRGEGGFGHSGRQ; this is encoded by the coding sequence ATGAGACTGCAATATCGGGTACTCGATACCCGCCTTGGCGACAGCATTCCTCTGCCTCATTACGCGACCGACGGCTCCGCCGGGCTAGACCTGCGCGCCATGGTCAAGGAACCGCTAACCCTGCAACCAGGAGACACCGAGCTGCTGCCTACCGGCATGTCCATTTTTATCGATGATCCGGGCTATGCGGGCATGATCTTGCCGCGCTCAGGTCTCGGCCATAAACACGGCATCGTGCTAGGCAACTTGGTAGGACTCATCGATTCTGATTATCAGGGCGAACTGATGGTGTCCTGCTGGAACCGTGGGCAGCAGCCCTTCACGCTGGAGCCCGGTGAGCGCGTCGCTCAGCTAGTGATTGTGCCGGTAATGCAGGTAGAACTAAAACAAGTAGAAAGCTTCAGCGCCAGCAAACGCGGCGAAGGCGGCTTCGGCCATAGCGGCCGCCAGTAA
- the coaBC gene encoding bifunctional phosphopantothenoylcysteine decarboxylase/phosphopantothenate--cysteine ligase CoaBC produces MQRLMNKRVLLGVTGGIAAYKAADLVRRLQDVGAQVRVVMTQGACEFITPLTMQALSGHPVHTTLLDPTAEAAMGHIELARWADLVLIAPASANFMARLAHGHGNDLLTTLCLATGAPIAIAPAMNQQMWADISTQKNQLILQEKGITIFGPGSGSQACGEVGAGRMLEPLEIIQQAAEVFDNQLLTGKHVVITAGPTRESIDPVRYITNKSSGKMGFALAEAAAEAGAKVTLIAGPVYLPTPSRVERVDVIRAVDMYETCMDVVENGCDVFIATAAVADYRPTVTADHKIKKSTEEIHLTLVKNPDIVASVAEHAKRPFTVGFAAETQDVMAYAQGKLVNKKLDMIATNDVSGTNVGFNSDNNALTVIWPSGHKVLPLASKAQIAKQLIELIAIRYKD; encoded by the coding sequence ATGCAACGTCTGATGAACAAACGCGTCCTGCTGGGCGTCACCGGTGGCATCGCGGCCTATAAAGCCGCCGATTTGGTACGCCGACTGCAGGATGTCGGCGCACAAGTGCGGGTGGTCATGACCCAGGGAGCCTGTGAATTCATTACTCCACTGACCATGCAGGCGCTATCAGGGCATCCCGTACACACTACACTGCTGGATCCAACGGCCGAAGCCGCCATGGGCCACATAGAACTGGCTCGCTGGGCAGATCTGGTACTGATTGCGCCCGCGTCCGCCAACTTCATGGCCCGTTTGGCCCATGGCCATGGCAACGATCTGTTAACCACCCTGTGCCTGGCCACCGGCGCCCCTATCGCCATTGCCCCGGCCATGAACCAGCAAATGTGGGCGGATATCAGCACCCAAAAGAACCAGCTGATCCTTCAGGAAAAGGGCATCACCATTTTCGGTCCCGGCAGCGGCAGCCAGGCCTGTGGCGAAGTCGGCGCCGGGCGCATGCTCGAGCCGCTGGAAATCATTCAGCAGGCGGCGGAAGTGTTTGATAACCAGCTACTCACCGGCAAGCATGTGGTGATCACCGCCGGTCCCACCCGGGAGTCCATCGATCCGGTGCGTTACATCACCAACAAAAGCTCCGGGAAAATGGGCTTTGCGCTGGCCGAAGCCGCGGCCGAAGCTGGGGCCAAGGTCACCCTGATTGCCGGGCCGGTGTATCTACCCACCCCTTCACGGGTGGAGCGCGTGGATGTGATCCGCGCAGTGGATATGTATGAAACCTGCATGGACGTGGTGGAAAATGGCTGCGATGTCTTTATCGCCACCGCCGCCGTAGCGGACTACCGCCCGACCGTGACCGCCGACCACAAGATCAAGAAGTCCACCGAAGAAATTCACCTTACATTGGTAAAAAACCCAGACATCGTGGCCTCCGTAGCTGAACACGCCAAACGCCCCTTTACCGTAGGCTTCGCAGCAGAAACCCAAGACGTGATGGCCTACGCCCAAGGCAAACTGGTGAACAAGAAGCTCGACATGATCGCCACCAATGATGTCTCCGGCACCAATGTGGGCTTCAACAGCGACAACAACGCCCTCACGGTAATCTGGCCCAGCGGCCACAAGGTATTGCCGCTGGCCTCCAAAGCCCAAATTGCCAAACAACTGATCGAACTGATCGCGATACGCTATAAAGACTAA
- the radC gene encoding RadC family protein, with amino-acid sequence MAITDWPEDERPREKLLARGAQALSDAELLAIFLRTGQQGLTAVDLARRQLVSSGGLRAMLDLSPERMAHLPGMGVARRALLLAALELGRRYLAEPLERGLPLDNPDKAGQLLTAQLRGLPFEVFACLFLDNKHRLIAFEKLFQGTIDAAAVYPREVVRRAMEHNAAAVILAHNHPSGVAEPSQSDHAITRRLVEALGLVEVRVLDHLVIGDGGWVSLASRGAV; translated from the coding sequence ATGGCTATAACAGATTGGCCGGAGGATGAGCGGCCGCGGGAAAAGTTATTGGCGAGAGGGGCGCAGGCGCTTAGTGATGCGGAGTTGTTGGCGATCTTTTTGCGTACTGGGCAGCAGGGGCTAACGGCGGTGGATTTGGCCCGTCGGCAGTTAGTGAGTAGTGGCGGTTTGCGGGCCATGTTGGATCTGAGCCCGGAACGAATGGCGCACTTGCCTGGGATGGGGGTAGCCCGACGGGCATTGTTGCTGGCGGCACTGGAATTAGGTCGCCGCTATTTGGCAGAGCCTCTAGAGCGGGGGTTGCCTTTGGATAATCCGGACAAAGCGGGACAGTTGCTCACTGCCCAGTTGCGCGGGTTGCCGTTTGAGGTTTTCGCGTGCTTGTTTCTTGATAACAAGCATCGGCTGATTGCTTTCGAGAAACTGTTTCAGGGCACTATTGATGCCGCTGCGGTCTACCCTCGAGAAGTGGTGCGCCGAGCCATGGAGCACAATGCTGCGGCGGTGATCCTGGCGCATAATCACCCTTCCGGTGTGGCGGAGCCTAGCCAGTCGGACCACGCTATTACTCGCCGCTTGGTGGAGGCGCTGGGGCTGGTGGAAGTGCGAGTACTGGATCATTTGGTGATTGGTGATGGCGGTTGGGTGTCGTTGGCGTCTCGCGGAGCAGTGTAA
- the rpmB gene encoding 50S ribosomal protein L28 — MSKVCQVTGKRPVTGNRVSHSNIKTKRRFEPNLHHHRFWVESEKRFVRLRVSSKGMRIIDKKGIDSVLADIRSRGNRV; from the coding sequence ATGTCCAAAGTTTGCCAGGTGACCGGTAAGCGCCCTGTAACGGGCAATCGCGTTTCTCACTCGAACATCAAGACCAAGCGTCGTTTCGAGCCGAATCTGCACCACCATCGTTTCTGGGTTGAATCCGAGAAGCGTTTTGTGCGTCTGCGGGTAAGCTCTAAAGGTATGCGCATCATCGACAAGAAAGGTATCGATTCAGTACTCGCCGATATCCGTTCTCGCGGCAATCGCGTTTAA
- the rpmG gene encoding 50S ribosomal protein L33, giving the protein MAGPIREKIRLVSSAGTGHFYTTTKNKRLHPEKMETKKYDPVVRKHVAYKEAKIK; this is encoded by the coding sequence ATGGCCGGTCCTATTCGTGAAAAAATCCGCCTGGTGTCCTCTGCTGGCACTGGTCATTTTTATACCACCACCAAGAACAAGCGTCTTCATCCTGAAAAGATGGAAACCAAGAAGTATGATCCGGTCGTGCGTAAGCATGTGGCCTACAAGGAAGCTAAAATCAAATAA
- a CDS encoding Flp family type IVb pilin, producing the protein MDMLKTLSQALFVRLFTQLPGRARNQRGASALEYIMLAAVLVIALAVIFVAFSGEVDGVFDGIVECLNDSSACGGSSDA; encoded by the coding sequence ATGGATATGTTGAAAACCCTTTCTCAGGCTTTGTTTGTTCGCCTTTTCACTCAGCTCCCCGGCCGGGCACGCAATCAGCGTGGGGCCAGTGCGTTGGAATATATTATGCTCGCCGCTGTACTGGTGATTGCATTGGCCGTGATCTTTGTCGCATTTTCGGGTGAGGTTGATGGTGTGTTCGACGGCATTGTCGAGTGCCTCAACGATTCTTCCGCATGCGGCGGCTCATCAGACGCGTGA
- a CDS encoding TadE/TadG family type IV pilus assembly protein, giving the protein MKKIVKGVVALEFLLVSPLVIGLVYAAATYGVLFSWQMRMQVSVDRAAAAATTLDRNTTSDPGVMAASLANGALANNVPTFMGSVPADACVTVGAEVVCDLSIALTDGGCSEASGVATGPDQLGIFGGFPPLPDCLSVTSRVTI; this is encoded by the coding sequence GTGAAGAAAATTGTTAAAGGGGTTGTGGCACTGGAGTTTCTGCTAGTGTCTCCCCTGGTGATCGGTCTGGTTTACGCTGCGGCGACCTACGGCGTTCTGTTTTCTTGGCAAATGAGAATGCAGGTGTCTGTCGACAGAGCCGCGGCGGCAGCCACCACGCTGGACCGTAATACCACTAGTGATCCTGGGGTTATGGCTGCAAGTTTGGCCAATGGCGCGTTGGCTAATAATGTGCCTACCTTTATGGGCTCGGTGCCCGCTGACGCTTGTGTGACAGTGGGTGCTGAGGTCGTGTGTGATTTGAGTATTGCTCTAACGGATGGGGGCTGCAGTGAGGCGTCGGGTGTCGCGACTGGGCCTGATCAGCTAGGCATCTTCGGTGGTTTTCCGCCTTTGCCAGACTGTTTGAGCGTAACATCTAGGGTAACAATTTGA
- the cpaB gene encoding Flp pilus assembly protein CpaB — MAVILALVGLARDPSPAKPERAGADEALAQQRAADKPKYTYWVATRELNIGSIVADDDFQKIDVSAPLSSALQADAQVVGQRLFQHVRNGEILSQVHLEAGNRLAQSVPAQFRAFAIDIDNASAVGGLLEPGDLVDVLVHFRKGQDEQPTSMILLKAIEVLAVKGQLQDADKTDEEKEKSRSRNATAVLAIPREALPKLLLADSNGELRLAMAGEDIGSEQNESAGGGAVGLSGKEQKELMLTTKLDSLFPEKKPVRRSVAPPRGNKVEVYEGSTSRSTYVR; from the coding sequence GTGGCGGTGATTTTAGCCCTAGTGGGTCTGGCTCGAGATCCTTCGCCGGCAAAACCGGAAAGGGCAGGAGCGGATGAGGCGCTTGCGCAACAGCGTGCTGCGGATAAACCTAAATATACTTACTGGGTTGCAACACGAGAGCTAAACATAGGTTCGATTGTTGCGGATGATGATTTTCAAAAAATTGATGTTTCTGCGCCATTGTCGTCTGCTCTGCAAGCTGACGCTCAAGTGGTGGGGCAGCGTTTATTTCAGCATGTTCGCAACGGCGAAATTCTCTCTCAGGTTCACCTAGAAGCCGGTAATCGTCTGGCGCAGTCTGTTCCTGCTCAGTTCCGAGCATTTGCCATCGATATTGATAATGCCTCGGCTGTTGGCGGGCTGTTGGAGCCTGGTGATTTGGTGGATGTGTTGGTGCATTTTCGCAAGGGGCAAGATGAACAACCCACGAGCATGATTTTGCTTAAGGCTATTGAAGTATTGGCGGTAAAAGGCCAGCTTCAGGATGCCGATAAGACGGATGAAGAGAAGGAAAAGAGTCGTTCAAGAAACGCGACTGCTGTCTTGGCGATACCCCGCGAAGCCTTGCCTAAATTGTTGTTAGCTGACAGCAATGGCGAGCTGCGCTTGGCTATGGCTGGAGAGGATATAGGAAGCGAACAAAATGAGAGTGCTGGCGGTGGAGCTGTCGGTCTCAGTGGAAAAGAGCAGAAGGAATTGATGCTTACTACTAAGCTGGATTCTTTGTTCCCTGAGAAAAAACCGGTAAGACGGAGTGTGGCCCCCCCTCGCGGAAATAAAGTGGAAGTCTATGAAGGATCGACTTCAAGGAGTACTTATGTACGTTGA
- a CDS encoding type II and III secretion system protein family protein, translating to MYVEVIQKKVSERCNGKSRVAGTVLSRRSLFAMLLSHLSVVGIALSALFSVPVGADSFEKVMRMGPGDQHVVAFADRVTKVATSSPDAVAVAVSAPAELLLTAQQEGSSVLTVWLDGMDEPLRSTVVVAATAGKRLPFGTQVQTDIRIMEVSRSKLNSFGFEYSNIFDGGNTQVGVASPGGGGPSDSFNLFRLGKNSTTIINALESGGFAYTLAKPSLTALSGQTATFLSGGEFPVPTRSDNNGVQVEFKSFGIGLALTPTVISGDQIILKVAPEVSELDFSAGVESAGTSIPGLRVRRSETTVSLAPGETFIISGLVSQNTVNNSNRIPGLGNLPVLGAFFRSGQLSREDKEMVMVVTPHLVSPGSSTEAGPLPGAGYHNSSTGWLDMMTETRNGSRPVRHGLSW from the coding sequence ATGTACGTTGAGGTGATACAGAAAAAGGTGTCGGAACGATGCAATGGAAAGTCTCGAGTTGCCGGTACGGTTCTGTCTAGACGCTCTTTGTTTGCAATGCTGTTGTCGCATCTATCAGTTGTTGGGATCGCCCTGTCTGCGCTTTTTTCCGTGCCAGTGGGTGCGGACTCCTTTGAAAAGGTGATGCGCATGGGGCCGGGGGATCAGCATGTGGTAGCTTTTGCTGATCGTGTAACAAAGGTTGCCACCTCCAGCCCTGATGCTGTCGCTGTGGCTGTCAGTGCTCCTGCTGAGCTATTGCTGACTGCTCAGCAGGAAGGATCGTCGGTGCTTACTGTTTGGTTAGACGGTATGGATGAGCCATTAAGGAGTACGGTGGTTGTTGCCGCGACGGCAGGAAAAAGATTGCCGTTTGGAACCCAAGTGCAAACGGATATTCGGATTATGGAAGTTAGCCGGAGCAAGCTTAATAGCTTTGGTTTTGAATATTCTAATATTTTTGATGGGGGCAATACTCAAGTGGGCGTTGCCTCACCGGGAGGCGGAGGCCCCTCCGATAGTTTCAACTTATTTCGTCTTGGCAAGAATTCAACAACGATTATTAATGCGCTAGAAAGTGGAGGGTTTGCTTATACCCTGGCGAAGCCTTCTCTGACCGCACTCAGTGGTCAAACGGCTACTTTTCTTTCTGGTGGCGAGTTTCCTGTTCCTACTCGCAGTGATAATAACGGCGTGCAGGTTGAGTTTAAGAGTTTTGGTATTGGTTTGGCATTGACGCCAACTGTTATCAGTGGCGACCAAATTATTCTCAAAGTAGCGCCAGAGGTGAGTGAGCTAGATTTCTCCGCCGGGGTGGAAAGTGCTGGGACGTCTATTCCTGGGCTTAGGGTTCGCCGCTCCGAAACAACCGTTTCGTTGGCGCCGGGGGAGACCTTCATTATTAGTGGTCTGGTAAGTCAAAACACGGTGAATAATAGCAATAGAATTCCTGGTTTGGGCAATTTGCCTGTGCTAGGTGCCTTTTTTCGCTCGGGTCAACTGTCACGAGAAGACAAGGAAATGGTGATGGTGGTGACGCCTCATCTTGTGTCACCGGGATCGTCGACTGAGGCCGGTCCATTGCCCGGTGCTGGCTACCACAATAGCAGTACAGGTTGGTTGGACATGATGACTGAAACTCGCAATGGATCTCGGCCAGTTCGTCATGGCTTGAGCTGGTAG
- a CDS encoding AAA family ATPase — translation MTEESLLAVVEDEGAYAWLDDALQGSGRIERVSRSDLSRVLRLLEATNSTVALVEVSDVDSSQSMAVITALSNARPWITVMALCRYADQETLLQCMRAGARDCVIVGCEAVELRDRLRRHQLVRPGHVGDELTSRTKNLILVAGVSPRVDTTFLTQNIAATMASCSSQQTTLAIDVVSNSEQIFHLENRGTYDLTQLLASPDTVDHTLIETALEEYRPGLRLLAGGTGVDFLGDQGVDLFIALSRLMGMFDRIILNVGCEQHSSWIKTIGVHVSDLIVAAHPEVGQLKAVREHIANWRPHLPKDSEVHFVIDGYESAIPPSLDDVNGSTGVEVAAAFPMDWKHRLESINLGVPIRESAPRSAYNRKMNGLVSDLMGGRDPNIKSVQGGWVAKLMHGNKA, via the coding sequence ATGACTGAAGAAAGCCTGTTAGCAGTAGTTGAGGACGAGGGTGCTTACGCTTGGTTGGATGATGCTCTTCAAGGAAGCGGACGTATCGAGCGTGTAAGTCGCTCTGATCTGAGTCGTGTTCTGCGTTTACTTGAGGCCACGAATTCTACAGTGGCCTTGGTGGAAGTTTCTGATGTAGATAGCAGTCAATCTATGGCTGTGATTACCGCGCTCAGTAATGCTCGACCATGGATTACGGTGATGGCGTTGTGCCGTTATGCAGATCAAGAAACGCTGCTGCAATGTATGCGAGCAGGGGCCCGTGATTGTGTGATTGTTGGTTGTGAAGCGGTGGAATTACGTGACCGCTTGCGGCGTCATCAGCTTGTGCGACCGGGGCACGTAGGAGATGAGCTGACATCTCGTACCAAAAATTTAATTCTGGTGGCCGGTGTTTCTCCACGAGTTGACACTACGTTTCTGACACAGAATATAGCGGCCACGATGGCTAGCTGTAGCTCACAGCAGACGACGCTCGCGATAGATGTGGTCAGTAATAGTGAGCAAATCTTTCATCTTGAAAATCGCGGCACCTATGATCTGACGCAATTACTGGCAAGTCCAGACACTGTGGATCACACCCTTATAGAAACCGCGCTGGAGGAATACCGCCCTGGGTTGCGGTTGTTGGCCGGTGGGACGGGTGTTGATTTTCTTGGAGATCAGGGTGTTGATTTATTTATTGCCTTGTCCCGATTAATGGGGATGTTTGATCGAATCATCCTTAATGTTGGCTGTGAACAGCACTCCTCATGGATCAAAACGATAGGTGTCCATGTCAGTGATTTGATTGTCGCTGCGCATCCTGAAGTGGGGCAGCTAAAGGCGGTACGTGAGCATATAGCTAACTGGAGGCCTCATCTGCCTAAAGATAGCGAGGTTCACTTTGTTATAGATGGGTACGAATCTGCTATACCTCCAAGTTTGGATGATGTGAATGGAAGTACGGGCGTAGAAGTCGCAGCCGCCTTTCCTATGGACTGGAAGCATCGTCTGGAATCAATCAATTTAGGTGTGCCTATTCGCGAGAGTGCTCCACGCAGTGCTTATAATCGAAAAATGAATGGATTAGTTAGTGACCTGATGGGTGGGCGGGATCCAAATATTAAAAGTGTTCAAGGCGGTTGGGTCGCGAAATTGATGCATGGAAATAAGGCGTAA
- a CDS encoding CpaF family protein, translating into MAGRIDEEYQQLKASVHQRVVERLDEDGIEVARNNKKRVEEAINRAVQQHIVERRIPLSNQDVAQLIRDMIDEVTGFGPLEPLLRDNRINDILVNGPKNVFIEVAGVLQRAQVRFVDDDHVVRVIRRILAPLGRRLDEASPMVDARLPDGSRVNAIIPPLALDGSSISIRKFNKHHLTAEELIRSGSMTQECLNTLITAVQNRRNILVSGGTGTGKTTILNLISHYIPQNERILTIEDSAELMLGHPHVVRLETRPANTEGKGKVTARELVVNALRMRPDRIVLGEVRSGEIIELLQAMNTGHEGSMSTIHANGSREALVRVETLLAVSGYDASEKAIARLIGSALDMIIQLKRLPDGRREISEIVSLQPTEEDPYQMECLYRSPSSKES; encoded by the coding sequence GTGGCAGGAAGAATTGACGAGGAATACCAACAACTAAAAGCCAGCGTGCACCAACGTGTGGTAGAGAGGTTGGACGAGGATGGCATTGAGGTCGCCCGAAATAATAAAAAGCGGGTGGAAGAGGCGATCAATCGTGCCGTTCAGCAACATATCGTTGAGCGTCGTATACCTTTGTCAAATCAAGATGTGGCGCAGCTGATCCGAGACATGATTGATGAAGTCACAGGCTTTGGTCCTTTAGAGCCTCTGCTCCGTGATAATCGAATCAATGATATTCTGGTGAATGGCCCGAAAAATGTTTTTATTGAGGTTGCGGGTGTATTGCAAAGAGCGCAGGTACGCTTTGTTGATGACGATCATGTAGTGCGTGTGATTCGTCGTATTTTGGCCCCATTGGGACGGCGGCTTGATGAAGCTAGTCCCATGGTTGATGCGCGGCTACCCGATGGCTCGCGAGTTAATGCCATCATTCCCCCTTTGGCTCTTGATGGGTCTTCCATTTCCATTCGGAAATTCAACAAACACCATCTTACAGCTGAGGAGCTCATCCGCAGCGGGTCCATGACGCAAGAGTGTCTAAATACTCTAATTACTGCAGTGCAGAACAGAAGAAATATTTTAGTGAGTGGGGGGACGGGGACAGGTAAAACCACAATTTTGAATTTGATTAGCCATTATATTCCTCAAAATGAGCGGATATTGACGATTGAGGACTCTGCAGAACTTATGCTTGGGCACCCGCATGTGGTGCGCTTGGAGACTCGCCCGGCCAATACCGAAGGAAAAGGTAAAGTGACTGCGCGTGAGCTGGTAGTGAATGCGCTGCGCATGCGTCCTGATCGAATTGTTCTTGGTGAGGTGCGGTCTGGGGAAATTATTGAACTGCTACAAGCCATGAACACTGGCCATGAAGGGTCGATGAGTACCATTCACGCAAATGGTTCCAGGGAAGCCTTGGTGCGGGTAGAAACTCTATTGGCGGTAAGCGGCTATGATGCAAGTGAGAAGGCTATTGCGCGACTTATTGGTTCCGCTTTAGACATGATTATCCAGTTAAAAAGGTTGCCTGATGGACGCAGGGAGATTAGTGAAATTGTCTCTCTTCAGCCAACTGAAGAAGATCCCTATCAGATGGAGTGTTTATATCGCTCTCCAAGTAGTAAGGAGTCTTGA
- a CDS encoding type II secretion system F family protein — protein MDGEHLLSAAKILAIFAVFLLFIQWVWIVIRNRQKEKRAVQARIYSQSLDVSSAAIDSRLGSGSFDRLQLKAGLRLSNSSIAVGLLLFLALLAIIQAFVGLMFVILLLVSAILFAVFYWNYRYQKRRRLIFESTPEVIDDVIRGIDAGRSLEQALVNALNDAPKVFFPLLFRLRSAVESGRDYTGLIDDFSKLYRIPPLTFVAVALRTSSHYGSAVRPVLKKVSRSLRSQQEMRREFLAATAETRFTAMAFAVLPLVIGASLIGLNESFRDVLLDTESGQKMLMTSIGLIVVGTIIVFRMVQGVGRG, from the coding sequence ATGGATGGCGAGCATCTGCTATCGGCAGCAAAGATCTTGGCAATATTCGCTGTTTTTTTGTTGTTTATTCAGTGGGTATGGATTGTCATCCGAAACCGACAGAAAGAAAAAAGAGCGGTGCAGGCACGAATTTATAGCCAGTCTTTGGATGTCAGTAGTGCTGCAATCGATTCCCGCTTGGGATCTGGAAGCTTTGACCGCCTGCAGTTAAAAGCGGGTTTGCGATTGAGCAACTCGTCAATAGCTGTTGGGTTGTTATTATTTTTAGCACTGCTAGCAATAATTCAAGCGTTTGTCGGGCTAATGTTTGTGATCCTCTTGTTGGTGAGTGCAATATTGTTTGCCGTTTTTTATTGGAATTATCGGTATCAAAAAAGACGACGTTTGATCTTTGAATCTACCCCTGAAGTTATTGATGATGTTATTCGTGGCATTGATGCGGGGCGCTCTTTGGAGCAGGCGTTAGTTAACGCGTTAAACGATGCGCCCAAAGTTTTCTTTCCGTTGCTTTTCCGTTTGCGAAGTGCTGTTGAGTCCGGGCGTGACTATACTGGACTTATCGATGATTTCTCAAAATTATACAGAATCCCTCCTTTAACTTTTGTGGCTGTGGCGTTGAGAACGTCAAGTCACTACGGTAGTGCGGTGCGTCCTGTTCTAAAAAAAGTGTCTCGCTCACTAAGGTCGCAACAGGAAATGCGTAGAGAGTTTCTCGCGGCCACCGCAGAAACTCGTTTTACCGCAATGGCGTTTGCTGTGTTGCCTCTAGTGATCGGCGCTTCGTTGATCGGCCTAAATGAAAGTTTCCGCGATGTGTTGCTTGATACTGAGTCTGGGCAAAAAATGCTAATGACGTCGATTGGGCTGATTGTGGTCGGTACGATTATTGTATTTCGTATGGTGCAGGGAGTTGGCCGTGGTTAA
- a CDS encoding type II secretion system F family protein — translation MLALLCALLALWLVFKAGRWERRRKVMGRLHNHGGDETESQDLVALGLSSRLISSALMREDYNEVYEALKLTGKEPEKIPTLYLAFCWVLPIALALLGILLKGPFIALFLGVVGFIGSRRYFRSVAKVACHRQNQEAIEFAQLLSMLLEAGLSIERAFRVAAVQSRPMIPGLVHRLDRFNRLMESGAERGVALDEIGEGKQIPVLHSLTRLLKQGGALGGAISESIEQLILEAQDVEKSRIKEEVNRVGAKMTVAMMIFMMPALFIIVGGPAGVNIVQAITR, via the coding sequence ATGTTAGCACTGCTGTGCGCTCTGCTGGCCCTTTGGTTAGTGTTTAAGGCTGGGCGCTGGGAACGCCGCAGGAAGGTGATGGGGCGACTCCACAATCATGGAGGGGATGAAACTGAAAGCCAAGATCTGGTGGCCCTGGGCCTGTCTTCACGGCTGATTTCGTCGGCGTTGATGCGTGAGGATTATAACGAAGTTTACGAGGCGTTGAAGCTAACAGGTAAGGAGCCGGAAAAGATACCGACTCTATACCTTGCTTTTTGTTGGGTCTTGCCCATCGCGCTTGCCCTTTTGGGAATTCTTTTAAAGGGGCCGTTTATAGCGCTTTTTCTAGGTGTTGTCGGATTTATTGGTAGTCGTCGTTATTTTCGATCTGTCGCTAAAGTAGCGTGCCATCGCCAGAACCAGGAGGCGATTGAGTTTGCTCAGCTATTGTCGATGTTGCTGGAGGCGGGTTTGTCGATTGAGCGAGCCTTTCGTGTAGCGGCTGTTCAGTCTCGGCCCATGATTCCCGGCTTGGTCCACCGGTTAGACCGTTTTAATAGGTTGATGGAGAGTGGGGCGGAGCGTGGAGTTGCTCTTGATGAGATTGGAGAGGGAAAGCAGATTCCTGTTCTGCATAGCCTTACCCGGCTATTAAAACAAGGGGGAGCATTGGGTGGAGCTATTAGTGAAAGTATTGAGCAGTTGATACTCGAGGCTCAAGATGTTGAGAAGAGCCGTATTAAAGAAGAGGTGAATCGTGTTGGCGCTAAAATGACAGTGGCAATGATGATTTTCATGATGCCGGCGTTATTTATCATTGTTGGTGGTCCGGCAGGCGTGAACATTGTACAAGCGATAACCCGCTAA
- a CDS encoding tetratricopeptide repeat protein, giving the protein MKRMNPGMAMVLALILGGCASQDQQLVISDFESFSPNVHCDKASDPEGMVDLEMVDSLMSKSRPYAALAQLQKAPQENQEYWSRYGRLLAETGDLSRAKTVFTVLRDECKSGEAYHGLGIVAMKQGDLSEAMDLFRYSVNALPASGKVRNDYGYALLVSGDYEKAQYHLRTALELQNGQGVARQNLAIAYILGGNERGIAMLKEQYGFKRSELERAERLASGFGVEL; this is encoded by the coding sequence ATGAAAAGGATGAACCCGGGTATGGCAATGGTGCTAGCCTTAATTTTGGGCGGATGTGCAAGCCAAGACCAGCAGCTCGTGATATCAGATTTTGAAAGTTTTAGTCCGAATGTCCATTGCGATAAGGCAAGTGATCCGGAAGGAATGGTCGACTTGGAAATGGTTGACTCTCTGATGAGTAAAAGTCGCCCTTACGCTGCTTTGGCTCAGCTACAAAAAGCGCCACAGGAAAACCAGGAATATTGGAGTCGTTACGGTCGGTTGTTGGCGGAAACCGGTGATCTTTCTCGTGCGAAAACGGTCTTTACTGTATTGCGAGATGAGTGCAAGAGTGGTGAGGCATATCACGGGCTGGGTATTGTCGCCATGAAGCAGGGGGACTTATCTGAAGCAATGGATCTGTTCCGTTATTCGGTGAATGCGCTGCCCGCTTCTGGAAAAGTACGCAATGATTATGGCTATGCGCTATTGGTATCCGGTGATTATGAGAAAGCTCAGTATCATCTGCGCACGGCTTTGGAGTTGCAGAACGGGCAAGGCGTGGCGCGCCAAAACTTAGCTATCGCTTACATTCTTGGTGGAAATGAGCGCGGTATAGCGATGCTTAAAGAGCAGTACGGGTTTAAGCGAAGTGAGTTAGAGCGTGCGGAACGTTTAGCGAGTGGTTTCGGAGTGGAGTTATGA